A genomic window from Accipiter gentilis chromosome 1, bAccGen1.1, whole genome shotgun sequence includes:
- the CCDC30 gene encoding coiled-coil domain-containing protein 30 isoform X5, whose product MLPRHKEVVSYKCVESYVGHVRNLTEERDAITTEYEKENEQLRLELTRLQLQREAQLKEVEEMLEQEGLSEIAHSNASEQIAYLLVERTTLLEKLEIADQKLNSHSYIDRLCVAQLQCKDEFGHVHQSLEDELQQQHESVQLTGETMNKSYREELEREQTSRARVERDLDEATQKLLMAQEEIRRLTDELDAQRKEQSRIDRTELQKAMEHSNKLDKEILALRARVQTLDLERKAFLDLVEQLKEEICEYQKSEKQGLPLPAPAKTEEVAASSLQTQGTMDEGRIEGDCVSGKAGSDQEDRYQGSETFHKRCRDVIENIEGRNSQLLHKLQKLKQEHEDLVERNEELESILGETQIQTKQEKEQFESEVEGLHRKITSLETELLEVQKNKTEMSGEEQASSGAQEMQEMLESCQETIEKLGSQLGERRQRRKQLASELELLREDLKAEKKVSELLQEREQINKLELKHEDICTDEKTCEEQMAKVVFLEEQIKILRDEQELICSELLESNKKREELEKQLKESNEEKWLLLEEIAQLKQDTLTTRQQGDNTLEETLRMNQGMAHRDNRFLVLQSSAGSLDGSVKQSLPDERFQQQEEKMQQLRQDLRRVQNLCSSAERELRYEREKNVDLQKQNLLLQQECTKVKAELKQARAKLSDTTEACSSLSAQWEKSQQKVKELEQELLKCSQADKLQSSLQEKLAQEKSKVREAQKKISKLQQKLKDSHHQLLLAEARVSDKKLLEEELKEARENEARVQQELHEEQLKRKLLEQQVEELRQQLRHSRETEASLAKMHVELQAKTLHVLEDERKTDSSEQLQCQKENQKLSEQLSLLKEENKALYEEGVRLLNQKDLYVRKYNEMQLRHKDKIRRAKETFIHEMKQRDSRIKQLENELSESKLQVEKGKVLIAQITAENEKLLQERRRLLQKVTDQEETPWNNRSTIATVQSRVKILDEENVRLHESKLQLSGHVPTSQRAPRSIHAPNVEDSKSVNFSERQLQSKVLPSPRTSFPSREPPDSFSTLKATQDTKPEGEAESQDSSFCLSPSQPSEIGYLNVASPGDTTASQLQEESQSISSENF is encoded by the exons AAGCCCAGCTGAAGGAGGTCGAGGAGATGCTGGAACAGGAAGGCTTGTCCGAAATAGCTCACAGTAATGCCAGTGAACAGATTGCTTATTTACTGGTGGAAAGAACGACGCTGCTGGAGAAACTGGAGATTGCAGACCAGAAGTTGAATTCACACAGCTACATAGACAGGCTGTGTGTGGCACAGCTTCAG TGCAAGGATGAGTTTGGTCATGTTCATCAGTCACTAGAAGATGAACTCCAACAACAGCATGAATCCGTGCAGCTTACTGGAGAGACAATGAATAAG TCCTACagagaggagctggagagggAACAAACATCACGTGCAAGAGTTGAACGAGATCTGGATGAGGCCACACAGAAGCTGCTGATGGCCCAGGAGGAGATCCGGAGGTTGACAGATGAGCTGGATGCACAAAGAAAGGAGCAGAGCAGAATTG ACAGGACTGAGCTACAGAAGGCCATGGAGCACAGCAACAAACTGGACAAGGAAATTCTGGCGCTGCGAGCACGGGTCCAAACACTCGACTTGGAGAGAAAAGCATTCCTTGATCTG gttGAACAGCTCAAAGAGGAGATCTGTGAGTATCAGAAGAGTGAGAAGCAAGGACTTCCATTGCCTGCGCCAGCCAAGACTGAAGAAGTCGCTGCGTCCTCACTGCAG acACAAGGCACAATGGATGAAGGGAGGATTGAAGGAGACTGCGTTTCAGGCAAAGCTGGCTCAGATCAAGAAGACAGATATCAGGGTAGTGAAACATTTCATAAAAG GTGCCGAGACGTGATTGAAAACATCGAGGGCAGGAATTCACAGCTCCTTCACAAGCTGCAAAAACTGAAGCAGGAGCATGAGGATTTGGTTGAGCGCAATGAAGAGCTGGAATCAATTCTGGGAGAGACACAGATCCAAACCAAGCAGGAGAAGGAACAGTTTGAGAGTGAGGTGGAGGGACTTCACCGGAAA ATCACAAGTTTAGAAACAGAGTTACTTGAAGTGCAGAAGAACAAAACTGAGATGAGTGGGGAAGAACAGGCATCATCTGGAGCACAAGAGATGCAAGAG atgctggaaagTTGTCAGGAAACAATAGAAAAGTTGGGAAGTCAGCTGGGAGAGCGGAGACAACGGAGAAAGCAACTTGCATCTGAGCTTGAACTGTTACGAGAAGATCTGAAGGCTGAGAAGAAG GTCTCTGAACTCCTACAAGAAAGAGAACAGATTAACAAACTTGAGCTGAAACATGAAGATATATGTACCGATGAAAAGACGTGTGAAGAACAGATGGCTAAAGTAGTATTTTTGGAAGAACAGATCAAAATCTTGAGGGATGAACAAGAACTGATCTG TTCTGAATTACTAGAAAGCAACAAGAAGAGGGAGGAGCTAGAAAAGCAGCTAAAAGagagcaatgaagaaaaatggtTGTTACTGGAAGAAATTGCCCAGTTAAAACAAGATACCCTGACTACCCGGCAGCAGGGTGACAACACGCTTGAAGAGACTTTGAGGATGAATCAAGGCATGGCGCATAGAGATAACAGGTTTCTCGTGTTGCAGAGCTCTGCAGGCAGTTTAGATGGGAGCGTTAAACAG AGTCTGCCCGATGAGAGattccagcagcaggaggaaaaaatgcaGCAACTGCGGCAGGACTTGCGTCGAGTTCAGAACTTGTGCAGCTCAGCTGAGAGGGAGCTGAGATATGAAAGGGAGAAGAACGTCGACTTACAAAAGCAAAATCTCTTGCTCCAACAGGAATGCACCAAG GTCAAAGCTGAGCTGAAGCAAGCCCGGGCAAAACTCTCGGACACAACTGAAGCATGCTCCTCTCTCTCAGCACAGTGGGAAAAAAGCCAGCAGAAGGTCAAAGAACTTGAACAAGAGCTCTTGAAGTGCTCCCAGGCTGATAAACTGCAGAGCAGTCTGCAAGAGAAACTTGCACAGGAGAAATCCAAAGTACGCGAAGCACAAAAAAAG ATTTCAAAACTCCAGCAAAAGCTAAAAGATTCACaccaccagctcctgctggcaGAGGCCCGTGTTTCAGACAAGAAACTCCTGGAAGAGGAATTGAAGGAAGCCCGAGAAAATGAAGCTCGTGTGCAGCAAGAACTTCACGAGGAGCAGCTGAAAAG GAAGCTCCTGGAGCAGCAGGTGGAGGAGCTGCGGCAGCAGCTCCGGCATTCGAGGGAGACGGAGGCATCACTGGCCAAGATGCACGTGGAGCTGCAGGCCAAGACTCTGCATGTCCTAGAAGATGAGAGGAAAACTGATTCAAGCGAG CAGCTCCAGTGTCAGAAGGAGAACCAGAAGCTTTCCGAGCAACTTTCACTgctgaaggaggaaaacaaagcccTGTATGAGGAAGGAGTCCGTCTCCTGAACCAGAAGGATCTGTATGTCAG GAAATACAATGAAATGCAGCTCCGCCACAAAGACAAGATCCGCAGAGCCAAGGAGACCTTTATCCATGAGATGAAACAAAGGGACAGCAGAATTAAGCAGCTTGAAAATGAGCTCAGTGAGtcaaagctccaagtggaaaag GGGAAGGTGCTGATTGCACAGATCACAGCTGAGAATGAGAAATTACTCCAGGAAAGAAGACGGCTCCTCCAGAAAGTAACTGACCAAGAGGAGACCCCTTGGAACAACCGGTCTACAATTGCCACCGTGCAGAGCAG AGTGAAGATCCTGGACGAGGAGAATGTGCGGCTGCATGAGAGCAAACTCCAGCTCTCTGGTCACGTGCCCACCTCACAACGTGCACCGAGGAGCATCCATGCTCCCAACGTGGAG GACTCGAAGAGTGTTAACTTCTCTGAACGCCAACTACAGAGTAAGGTGTTGCCATCTCCCCGTACCAG CTTCCCATCACGAGAACCACCAGACTCTTTCAGCACCCTGAAGGCCACGCAAGACACGAAGCCTGAAGGAGAAGCTGAAAGCCAAGACTCATCCTTTTGCTTATCCCCCTCTCAACCTTCTGAGATCGGGTACTTAAATGTAGCTTCACCTGGAGACACCACAGcctcccagctgcaggaggagagtCAGAGCATCAGCTCTGAGAACTTCTAA
- the CCDC30 gene encoding coiled-coil domain-containing protein 30 isoform X1, whose protein sequence is MKPALSLAVSPSPFHAEAPVPAETVRRWLRAEGADPAAPAEEQLGLAWRLLRRAEARLGDLERRRAEEMRDVESYVGHVRNLTEERDAITTEYEKENEQLRLELTRLQLQREAQLKEVEEMLEQEGLSEIAHSNASEQIAYLLVERTTLLEKLEIADQKLNSHSYIDRLCVAQLQCKDEFGHVHQSLEDELQQQHESVQLTGETMNKSYREELEREQTSRARVERDLDEATQKLLMAQEEIRRLTDELDAQRKEQSRIDRTELQKAMEHSNKLDKEILALRARVQTLDLERKAFLDLVEQLKEEICEYQKSEKQGLPLPAPAKTEEVAASSLQTQGTMDEGRIEGDCVSGKAGSDQEDRYQGSETFHKRCRDVIENIEGRNSQLLHKLQKLKQEHEDLVERNEELESILGETQIQTKQEKEQFESEVEGLHRKITSLETELLEVQKNKTEMSGEEQASSGAQEMQEMLESCQETIEKLGSQLGERRQRRKQLASELELLREDLKAEKKVSELLQEREQINKLELKHEDICTDEKTCEEQMAKVVFLEEQIKILRDEQELICSELLESNKKREELEKQLKESNEEKWLLLEEIAQLKQDTLTTRQQGDNTLEETLRMNQGMAHRDNRFLVLQSSAGSLDGSVKQSLPDERFQQQEEKMQQLRQDLRRVQNLCSSAERELRYEREKNVDLQKQNLLLQQECTKVKAELKQARAKLSDTTEACSSLSAQWEKSQQKVKELEQELLKCSQADKLQSSLQEKLAQEKSKVREAQKKISKLQQKLKDSHHQLLLAEARVSDKKLLEEELKEARENEARVQQELHEEQLKRKLLEQQVEELRQQLRHSRETEASLAKMHVELQAKTLHVLEDERKTDSSEQLQCQKENQKLSEQLSLLKEENKALYEEGVRLLNQKDLYVRKYNEMQLRHKDKIRRAKETFIHEMKQRDSRIKQLENELSESKLQVEKGKVLIAQITAENEKLLQERRRLLQKVTDQEETPWNNRSTIATVQSRVKILDEENVRLHESKLQLSGHVPTSQRAPRSIHAPNVEDSKSVNFSERQLQSKVLPSPRTSFPSREPPDSFSTLKATQDTKPEGEAESQDSSFCLSPSQPSEIGYLNVASPGDTTASQLQEESQSISSENF, encoded by the exons AAGCCCAGCTGAAGGAGGTCGAGGAGATGCTGGAACAGGAAGGCTTGTCCGAAATAGCTCACAGTAATGCCAGTGAACAGATTGCTTATTTACTGGTGGAAAGAACGACGCTGCTGGAGAAACTGGAGATTGCAGACCAGAAGTTGAATTCACACAGCTACATAGACAGGCTGTGTGTGGCACAGCTTCAG TGCAAGGATGAGTTTGGTCATGTTCATCAGTCACTAGAAGATGAACTCCAACAACAGCATGAATCCGTGCAGCTTACTGGAGAGACAATGAATAAG TCCTACagagaggagctggagagggAACAAACATCACGTGCAAGAGTTGAACGAGATCTGGATGAGGCCACACAGAAGCTGCTGATGGCCCAGGAGGAGATCCGGAGGTTGACAGATGAGCTGGATGCACAAAGAAAGGAGCAGAGCAGAATTG ACAGGACTGAGCTACAGAAGGCCATGGAGCACAGCAACAAACTGGACAAGGAAATTCTGGCGCTGCGAGCACGGGTCCAAACACTCGACTTGGAGAGAAAAGCATTCCTTGATCTG gttGAACAGCTCAAAGAGGAGATCTGTGAGTATCAGAAGAGTGAGAAGCAAGGACTTCCATTGCCTGCGCCAGCCAAGACTGAAGAAGTCGCTGCGTCCTCACTGCAG acACAAGGCACAATGGATGAAGGGAGGATTGAAGGAGACTGCGTTTCAGGCAAAGCTGGCTCAGATCAAGAAGACAGATATCAGGGTAGTGAAACATTTCATAAAAG GTGCCGAGACGTGATTGAAAACATCGAGGGCAGGAATTCACAGCTCCTTCACAAGCTGCAAAAACTGAAGCAGGAGCATGAGGATTTGGTTGAGCGCAATGAAGAGCTGGAATCAATTCTGGGAGAGACACAGATCCAAACCAAGCAGGAGAAGGAACAGTTTGAGAGTGAGGTGGAGGGACTTCACCGGAAA ATCACAAGTTTAGAAACAGAGTTACTTGAAGTGCAGAAGAACAAAACTGAGATGAGTGGGGAAGAACAGGCATCATCTGGAGCACAAGAGATGCAAGAG atgctggaaagTTGTCAGGAAACAATAGAAAAGTTGGGAAGTCAGCTGGGAGAGCGGAGACAACGGAGAAAGCAACTTGCATCTGAGCTTGAACTGTTACGAGAAGATCTGAAGGCTGAGAAGAAG GTCTCTGAACTCCTACAAGAAAGAGAACAGATTAACAAACTTGAGCTGAAACATGAAGATATATGTACCGATGAAAAGACGTGTGAAGAACAGATGGCTAAAGTAGTATTTTTGGAAGAACAGATCAAAATCTTGAGGGATGAACAAGAACTGATCTG TTCTGAATTACTAGAAAGCAACAAGAAGAGGGAGGAGCTAGAAAAGCAGCTAAAAGagagcaatgaagaaaaatggtTGTTACTGGAAGAAATTGCCCAGTTAAAACAAGATACCCTGACTACCCGGCAGCAGGGTGACAACACGCTTGAAGAGACTTTGAGGATGAATCAAGGCATGGCGCATAGAGATAACAGGTTTCTCGTGTTGCAGAGCTCTGCAGGCAGTTTAGATGGGAGCGTTAAACAG AGTCTGCCCGATGAGAGattccagcagcaggaggaaaaaatgcaGCAACTGCGGCAGGACTTGCGTCGAGTTCAGAACTTGTGCAGCTCAGCTGAGAGGGAGCTGAGATATGAAAGGGAGAAGAACGTCGACTTACAAAAGCAAAATCTCTTGCTCCAACAGGAATGCACCAAG GTCAAAGCTGAGCTGAAGCAAGCCCGGGCAAAACTCTCGGACACAACTGAAGCATGCTCCTCTCTCTCAGCACAGTGGGAAAAAAGCCAGCAGAAGGTCAAAGAACTTGAACAAGAGCTCTTGAAGTGCTCCCAGGCTGATAAACTGCAGAGCAGTCTGCAAGAGAAACTTGCACAGGAGAAATCCAAAGTACGCGAAGCACAAAAAAAG ATTTCAAAACTCCAGCAAAAGCTAAAAGATTCACaccaccagctcctgctggcaGAGGCCCGTGTTTCAGACAAGAAACTCCTGGAAGAGGAATTGAAGGAAGCCCGAGAAAATGAAGCTCGTGTGCAGCAAGAACTTCACGAGGAGCAGCTGAAAAG GAAGCTCCTGGAGCAGCAGGTGGAGGAGCTGCGGCAGCAGCTCCGGCATTCGAGGGAGACGGAGGCATCACTGGCCAAGATGCACGTGGAGCTGCAGGCCAAGACTCTGCATGTCCTAGAAGATGAGAGGAAAACTGATTCAAGCGAG CAGCTCCAGTGTCAGAAGGAGAACCAGAAGCTTTCCGAGCAACTTTCACTgctgaaggaggaaaacaaagcccTGTATGAGGAAGGAGTCCGTCTCCTGAACCAGAAGGATCTGTATGTCAG GAAATACAATGAAATGCAGCTCCGCCACAAAGACAAGATCCGCAGAGCCAAGGAGACCTTTATCCATGAGATGAAACAAAGGGACAGCAGAATTAAGCAGCTTGAAAATGAGCTCAGTGAGtcaaagctccaagtggaaaag GGGAAGGTGCTGATTGCACAGATCACAGCTGAGAATGAGAAATTACTCCAGGAAAGAAGACGGCTCCTCCAGAAAGTAACTGACCAAGAGGAGACCCCTTGGAACAACCGGTCTACAATTGCCACCGTGCAGAGCAG AGTGAAGATCCTGGACGAGGAGAATGTGCGGCTGCATGAGAGCAAACTCCAGCTCTCTGGTCACGTGCCCACCTCACAACGTGCACCGAGGAGCATCCATGCTCCCAACGTGGAG GACTCGAAGAGTGTTAACTTCTCTGAACGCCAACTACAGAGTAAGGTGTTGCCATCTCCCCGTACCAG CTTCCCATCACGAGAACCACCAGACTCTTTCAGCACCCTGAAGGCCACGCAAGACACGAAGCCTGAAGGAGAAGCTGAAAGCCAAGACTCATCCTTTTGCTTATCCCCCTCTCAACCTTCTGAGATCGGGTACTTAAATGTAGCTTCACCTGGAGACACCACAGcctcccagctgcaggaggagagtCAGAGCATCAGCTCTGAGAACTTCTAA
- the CCDC30 gene encoding coiled-coil domain-containing protein 30 isoform X4 translates to MKPALSLAVSPSPFHAEAPVPAETVRRWLRAEGADPAAPAEEQLGLAWRLLRRAEARLGDLERRRAEEMRDVESYVGHVRNLTEERDAITTEYEKENEQLRLELTRLQLQREAQLKEVEEMLEQEGLSEIAHSNASEQIAYLLVERTTLLEKLEIADQKLNSHSYIDRLCVAQLQCKDEFGHVHQSLEDELQQQHESVQLTGETMNKSYREELEREQTSRARVERDLDEATQKLLMAQEEIRRLTDELDAQRKEQSRIDRTELQKAMEHSNKLDKEILALRARVQTLDLERKAFLDLVEQLKEEICEYQKSEKQGLPLPAPAKTEEVAASSLQTQGTMDEGRIEGDCVSGKAGSDQEDRYQGSETFHKRCRDVIENIEGRNSQLLHKLQKLKQEHEDLVERNEELESILGETQIQTKQEKEQFESEVEGLHRKMLESCQETIEKLGSQLGERRQRRKQLASELELLREDLKAEKKVSELLQEREQINKLELKHEDICTDEKTCEEQMAKVVFLEEQIKILRDEQELICSELLESNKKREELEKQLKESNEEKWLLLEEIAQLKQDTLTTRQQGDNTLEETLRMNQGMAHRDNRFLVLQSSAGSLDGSVKQSLPDERFQQQEEKMQQLRQDLRRVQNLCSSAERELRYEREKNVDLQKQNLLLQQECTKVKAELKQARAKLSDTTEACSSLSAQWEKSQQKVKELEQELLKCSQADKLQSSLQEKLAQEKSKVREAQKKISKLQQKLKDSHHQLLLAEARVSDKKLLEEELKEARENEARVQQELHEEQLKRKLLEQQVEELRQQLRHSRETEASLAKMHVELQAKTLHVLEDERKTDSSEQLQCQKENQKLSEQLSLLKEENKALYEEGVRLLNQKDLYVRKYNEMQLRHKDKIRRAKETFIHEMKQRDSRIKQLENELSESKLQVEKGKVLIAQITAENEKLLQERRRLLQKVTDQEETPWNNRSTIATVQSRVKILDEENVRLHESKLQLSGHVPTSQRAPRSIHAPNVEDSKSVNFSERQLQSKVLPSPRTSFPSREPPDSFSTLKATQDTKPEGEAESQDSSFCLSPSQPSEIGYLNVASPGDTTASQLQEESQSISSENF, encoded by the exons AAGCCCAGCTGAAGGAGGTCGAGGAGATGCTGGAACAGGAAGGCTTGTCCGAAATAGCTCACAGTAATGCCAGTGAACAGATTGCTTATTTACTGGTGGAAAGAACGACGCTGCTGGAGAAACTGGAGATTGCAGACCAGAAGTTGAATTCACACAGCTACATAGACAGGCTGTGTGTGGCACAGCTTCAG TGCAAGGATGAGTTTGGTCATGTTCATCAGTCACTAGAAGATGAACTCCAACAACAGCATGAATCCGTGCAGCTTACTGGAGAGACAATGAATAAG TCCTACagagaggagctggagagggAACAAACATCACGTGCAAGAGTTGAACGAGATCTGGATGAGGCCACACAGAAGCTGCTGATGGCCCAGGAGGAGATCCGGAGGTTGACAGATGAGCTGGATGCACAAAGAAAGGAGCAGAGCAGAATTG ACAGGACTGAGCTACAGAAGGCCATGGAGCACAGCAACAAACTGGACAAGGAAATTCTGGCGCTGCGAGCACGGGTCCAAACACTCGACTTGGAGAGAAAAGCATTCCTTGATCTG gttGAACAGCTCAAAGAGGAGATCTGTGAGTATCAGAAGAGTGAGAAGCAAGGACTTCCATTGCCTGCGCCAGCCAAGACTGAAGAAGTCGCTGCGTCCTCACTGCAG acACAAGGCACAATGGATGAAGGGAGGATTGAAGGAGACTGCGTTTCAGGCAAAGCTGGCTCAGATCAAGAAGACAGATATCAGGGTAGTGAAACATTTCATAAAAG GTGCCGAGACGTGATTGAAAACATCGAGGGCAGGAATTCACAGCTCCTTCACAAGCTGCAAAAACTGAAGCAGGAGCATGAGGATTTGGTTGAGCGCAATGAAGAGCTGGAATCAATTCTGGGAGAGACACAGATCCAAACCAAGCAGGAGAAGGAACAGTTTGAGAGTGAGGTGGAGGGACTTCACCGGAAA atgctggaaagTTGTCAGGAAACAATAGAAAAGTTGGGAAGTCAGCTGGGAGAGCGGAGACAACGGAGAAAGCAACTTGCATCTGAGCTTGAACTGTTACGAGAAGATCTGAAGGCTGAGAAGAAG GTCTCTGAACTCCTACAAGAAAGAGAACAGATTAACAAACTTGAGCTGAAACATGAAGATATATGTACCGATGAAAAGACGTGTGAAGAACAGATGGCTAAAGTAGTATTTTTGGAAGAACAGATCAAAATCTTGAGGGATGAACAAGAACTGATCTG TTCTGAATTACTAGAAAGCAACAAGAAGAGGGAGGAGCTAGAAAAGCAGCTAAAAGagagcaatgaagaaaaatggtTGTTACTGGAAGAAATTGCCCAGTTAAAACAAGATACCCTGACTACCCGGCAGCAGGGTGACAACACGCTTGAAGAGACTTTGAGGATGAATCAAGGCATGGCGCATAGAGATAACAGGTTTCTCGTGTTGCAGAGCTCTGCAGGCAGTTTAGATGGGAGCGTTAAACAG AGTCTGCCCGATGAGAGattccagcagcaggaggaaaaaatgcaGCAACTGCGGCAGGACTTGCGTCGAGTTCAGAACTTGTGCAGCTCAGCTGAGAGGGAGCTGAGATATGAAAGGGAGAAGAACGTCGACTTACAAAAGCAAAATCTCTTGCTCCAACAGGAATGCACCAAG GTCAAAGCTGAGCTGAAGCAAGCCCGGGCAAAACTCTCGGACACAACTGAAGCATGCTCCTCTCTCTCAGCACAGTGGGAAAAAAGCCAGCAGAAGGTCAAAGAACTTGAACAAGAGCTCTTGAAGTGCTCCCAGGCTGATAAACTGCAGAGCAGTCTGCAAGAGAAACTTGCACAGGAGAAATCCAAAGTACGCGAAGCACAAAAAAAG ATTTCAAAACTCCAGCAAAAGCTAAAAGATTCACaccaccagctcctgctggcaGAGGCCCGTGTTTCAGACAAGAAACTCCTGGAAGAGGAATTGAAGGAAGCCCGAGAAAATGAAGCTCGTGTGCAGCAAGAACTTCACGAGGAGCAGCTGAAAAG GAAGCTCCTGGAGCAGCAGGTGGAGGAGCTGCGGCAGCAGCTCCGGCATTCGAGGGAGACGGAGGCATCACTGGCCAAGATGCACGTGGAGCTGCAGGCCAAGACTCTGCATGTCCTAGAAGATGAGAGGAAAACTGATTCAAGCGAG CAGCTCCAGTGTCAGAAGGAGAACCAGAAGCTTTCCGAGCAACTTTCACTgctgaaggaggaaaacaaagcccTGTATGAGGAAGGAGTCCGTCTCCTGAACCAGAAGGATCTGTATGTCAG GAAATACAATGAAATGCAGCTCCGCCACAAAGACAAGATCCGCAGAGCCAAGGAGACCTTTATCCATGAGATGAAACAAAGGGACAGCAGAATTAAGCAGCTTGAAAATGAGCTCAGTGAGtcaaagctccaagtggaaaag GGGAAGGTGCTGATTGCACAGATCACAGCTGAGAATGAGAAATTACTCCAGGAAAGAAGACGGCTCCTCCAGAAAGTAACTGACCAAGAGGAGACCCCTTGGAACAACCGGTCTACAATTGCCACCGTGCAGAGCAG AGTGAAGATCCTGGACGAGGAGAATGTGCGGCTGCATGAGAGCAAACTCCAGCTCTCTGGTCACGTGCCCACCTCACAACGTGCACCGAGGAGCATCCATGCTCCCAACGTGGAG GACTCGAAGAGTGTTAACTTCTCTGAACGCCAACTACAGAGTAAGGTGTTGCCATCTCCCCGTACCAG CTTCCCATCACGAGAACCACCAGACTCTTTCAGCACCCTGAAGGCCACGCAAGACACGAAGCCTGAAGGAGAAGCTGAAAGCCAAGACTCATCCTTTTGCTTATCCCCCTCTCAACCTTCTGAGATCGGGTACTTAAATGTAGCTTCACCTGGAGACACCACAGcctcccagctgcaggaggagagtCAGAGCATCAGCTCTGAGAACTTCTAA